The proteins below come from a single Zhouia spongiae genomic window:
- a CDS encoding threonine aldolase family protein, whose amino-acid sequence MEVNLISDTITKPTKGMLDAMIHAQVGDDVFKQDETVNALEEKLAEMFNMEAALFFPSGTMANQTAIKIHTQPSDQLICDKDAHIFNYEGGGVSFNSGVSCKLINGERGTFTAEQVEQFINPPDFYHSPLTKLVCAENTANRGGGTCWDFEELKRIKKVCEKHNLAYHLDGARLWNAIVARNETTQQYGELFDTISVCLSKGLGCPVGSVLLGTKDHIGKALRIRKIFGGGMRQAGYLAAAGIYALDNHIERLAQDHKRAAEIRDVLSELPFIKRIEPVETNIVIFYLQKDIDEQAFIGELLSKGIKIISMGMGKLRIVTHLDYTGAMHEHFLNTIKTLEIKKAVV is encoded by the coding sequence ATGGAAGTAAATTTAATTAGTGATACTATAACAAAGCCAACCAAAGGTATGTTGGATGCTATGATACATGCCCAGGTAGGAGATGATGTTTTTAAACAGGATGAAACCGTAAACGCCCTGGAAGAGAAACTGGCTGAAATGTTTAACATGGAAGCGGCACTTTTTTTTCCGAGTGGCACCATGGCAAATCAAACGGCAATAAAAATACATACCCAACCTTCTGATCAGTTAATTTGTGATAAAGACGCTCATATTTTCAATTATGAAGGAGGAGGAGTGAGTTTTAACAGTGGTGTTTCCTGTAAATTGATCAATGGAGAAAGAGGTACTTTTACTGCTGAACAAGTTGAACAATTTATCAATCCGCCCGATTTTTATCATAGCCCGTTAACCAAACTGGTGTGTGCTGAAAATACAGCAAACAGGGGAGGGGGAACCTGTTGGGATTTTGAAGAATTAAAGAGGATTAAAAAGGTTTGCGAAAAACATAACCTGGCCTATCACCTGGATGGAGCAAGATTATGGAATGCCATTGTGGCCAGAAATGAAACAACTCAACAGTATGGTGAATTATTCGATACGATCTCCGTATGTTTAAGTAAGGGACTTGGGTGTCCGGTAGGATCTGTGCTTCTGGGTACTAAAGATCATATTGGTAAGGCTTTACGAATCCGGAAAATATTTGGCGGCGGAATGCGCCAGGCCGGGTATTTAGCTGCTGCAGGAATTTATGCTTTAGACAATCATATCGAACGTCTGGCCCAGGATCATAAGAGGGCTGCCGAGATAAGAGATGTTTTAAGCGAATTACCGTTTATAAAAAGAATAGAGCCTGTAGAAACAAACATCGTGATATTCTATCTTCAAAAAGATATTGACGAGCAGGCTTTTATAGGTGAGTTATTATCGAAGGGGATAAAAATAATAAGTATGGGAATGGGGAAGTTGCGTATAGTTACCCATTTGGATTATACCGGTGCAATGCATGAACATTTTCTGAACACAATTAAAACGCTGGAAATAAAAAAGGCTGTCGTTTAA
- a CDS encoding YegP family protein → MFELFQSEKNDKFYFNLKAKNGQVILSSQGYESKSGANNGINSVKENAGDDSKYERKTASNGKFHFNLKAGNGQIIGSSQMYSSEAGMENGIESVKNNAPEAETEDNAE, encoded by the coding sequence ATGTTTGAACTTTTTCAAAGCGAAAAAAATGACAAGTTTTATTTTAACTTAAAGGCTAAAAATGGTCAGGTCATTTTGTCAAGCCAGGGATACGAAAGTAAATCGGGCGCTAACAACGGTATCAATTCTGTTAAGGAAAATGCCGGTGACGACAGTAAATATGAACGTAAAACTGCTTCTAACGGGAAATTTCATTTTAACCTGAAAGCAGGAAATGGTCAGATCATCGGAAGCAGTCAAATGTATTCGTCGGAAGCCGGCATGGAAAATGGTATAGAATCCGTTAAAAATAATGCTCCGGAGGCTGAAACGGAAGATAACGCAGAGTAA
- a CDS encoding YbaB/EbfC family nucleoid-associated protein — protein MFGDLMGMMGKLKETQKKIEETKNRLNTVMVDESSTDGLLKISLTANREIKSIEIDNTLLEDKEQLEDYLVLTLNKAIDKATKVNEAELGAVAKDGMPNIPGMDFFK, from the coding sequence ATGTTTGGAGACCTAATGGGCATGATGGGAAAACTTAAAGAAACCCAGAAAAAAATAGAAGAAACCAAGAACAGATTAAATACCGTTATGGTTGATGAATCCAGCACAGACGGCCTTTTAAAGATTTCTCTTACTGCCAACAGAGAAATAAAATCTATAGAGATTGACAATACCTTACTCGAGGATAAAGAACAACTGGAGGATTATTTGGTTTTAACCCTTAACAAAGCAATTGATAAAGCTACTAAAGTAAATGAAGCCGAATTAGGTGCTGTGGCAAAAGATGGTATGCCGAATATTCCCGGAATGGATTTTTTTAAATAA
- a CDS encoding S9 family peptidase, protein MEKKIFVLALSAIFAASCKQEKQNTNMIHIQAPQAKKEPTRLEKHGDVRTDNYFWMKQRDDKDVLAYLEEENAYYDELTKHTKDFQTRLFEEMKGRIKEDDTSVPYKYNGYWYITRYETGKDYPVYTRKKESLEAEEEVIFDCNEMAEGHSYFNLRGINISPDNKLAAFGIDTVSRRQYVIQVKNLETGEILPVKIDNTTGSSVWANDNKTLFYTRKDEQTLRSDKIYKHVLETDVSGDSLVYEEKDDTFNAYVYKTKSDKYIVFGSSSTLTSELSILPADTPDVPLKVFQQRVRGVEYGISHFDDAFYILTNADKATNFKLMKTSENTTEKENWTEVIGHRDDVLLEDIDIFKDFLVVSERNDGLNKIKIIRWDGSDEYYLPFDNETYTAYTTTNIEFDTQILRYGYTSLTTPSSVIDFDMVTKEKEVKKEQEILDTAFDKNNYVSERLWATAADGTKVPVSLVYKKGIKRDGNNPLLQYGYGSYGSTIDPYFSSSRLTLLDRGFIYAIAHIRGGEYLGRPWYEDGKLLNKKNTFTDFVAVSEYLIDQKYTSSDHLYAMGGSAGGLLMGAVINIAPELYNGVIASVPFVDVVTTMLDESIPLTTGEYDEWGNPNDKAFYDYIKSYSPYDNVEAREYPNLLVLTGYHDSQVQYWEPAKWIAKLRELKTDKNKLLFHTNMEAGHSGASGRFEALKELAEEYAFLLDLEQIKN, encoded by the coding sequence ATGGAAAAGAAAATTTTTGTTTTAGCACTAAGTGCTATTTTTGCCGCTTCGTGTAAACAGGAAAAGCAAAATACTAATATGATTCACATTCAAGCTCCACAGGCTAAAAAAGAACCAACCAGATTAGAAAAGCATGGCGATGTCCGGACGGATAATTATTTCTGGATGAAACAGAGAGACGATAAAGATGTCCTGGCGTATCTGGAAGAGGAAAATGCTTATTATGATGAGTTGACAAAGCATACGAAAGATTTTCAAACCAGATTGTTTGAAGAAATGAAAGGGAGGATAAAGGAAGATGACACTTCAGTTCCTTATAAGTATAATGGTTACTGGTATATAACAAGATATGAAACCGGAAAGGACTATCCCGTATATACTCGTAAAAAAGAATCATTGGAAGCCGAGGAAGAAGTCATTTTTGATTGTAATGAAATGGCAGAAGGACATTCGTATTTTAATTTAAGAGGAATCAATATAAGTCCCGATAATAAACTGGCGGCTTTCGGAATAGACACCGTCAGTAGAAGGCAGTATGTTATCCAGGTAAAAAATCTTGAAACGGGAGAGATCCTTCCGGTAAAAATAGACAACACAACCGGAAGCAGTGTCTGGGCAAATGATAATAAAACATTGTTTTACACCAGAAAAGACGAACAAACCTTGCGTTCAGACAAAATATACAAGCATGTCTTGGAAACAGATGTTTCTGGAGACAGTTTGGTGTATGAAGAAAAGGATGATACTTTTAACGCTTACGTTTATAAAACCAAGTCAGATAAATATATAGTTTTCGGGAGCTCGAGTACATTGACATCTGAATTGAGTATTCTCCCGGCGGACACTCCTGATGTTCCGTTAAAAGTTTTTCAGCAAAGGGTCAGGGGGGTAGAGTATGGCATTTCACATTTTGATGATGCATTTTATATACTCACCAATGCTGATAAGGCGACGAATTTTAAACTGATGAAAACCTCTGAAAATACTACTGAAAAGGAAAACTGGACAGAAGTAATAGGACATAGGGATGATGTTTTATTAGAGGATATAGATATTTTTAAAGATTTTTTGGTTGTCAGCGAACGTAACGATGGTCTGAACAAGATAAAGATCATCAGGTGGGATGGTTCGGATGAGTATTATTTACCGTTTGACAATGAGACTTACACGGCATATACCACCACGAATATTGAATTTGACACTCAGATACTTCGTTATGGATATACGTCTTTAACTACGCCTTCTTCCGTTATTGATTTTGATATGGTAACAAAAGAAAAGGAGGTCAAGAAGGAACAAGAAATACTTGATACTGCTTTTGATAAGAACAACTATGTTTCTGAACGTTTATGGGCCACTGCGGCAGATGGTACAAAGGTTCCCGTTTCTTTGGTTTACAAAAAGGGAATAAAGAGGGACGGCAACAATCCTTTGCTTCAATATGGTTATGGCTCCTACGGCTCAACAATAGACCCGTACTTTTCATCTTCAAGGTTAACACTGTTGGACAGGGGGTTTATATATGCTATAGCGCACATAAGAGGAGGTGAATATTTGGGAAGACCGTGGTACGAAGACGGCAAGCTTTTAAACAAAAAGAATACATTTACAGATTTCGTGGCAGTTTCTGAATATTTAATAGACCAGAAATACACTTCTTCCGATCATTTATATGCCATGGGAGGCTCTGCAGGCGGATTGTTAATGGGGGCGGTTATTAATATTGCTCCTGAATTGTACAATGGCGTAATAGCCTCAGTTCCTTTTGTAGACGTTGTGACCACGATGTTAGACGAATCAATTCCGCTTACAACGGGAGAATATGACGAGTGGGGAAATCCTAATGACAAAGCGTTTTACGACTATATTAAATCGTACTCGCCTTATGACAATGTAGAAGCCAGGGAATATCCGAACTTGCTGGTGTTGACGGGTTATCACGATTCTCAGGTGCAATATTGGGAACCGGCAAAATGGATTGCTAAATTGAGGGAATTAAAAACTGATAAAAATAAATTGCTTTTCCATACAAACATGGAGGCCGGTCATAGTGGAGCTTCAGGGAGGTTTGAAGCGTTAAAGGAATTGGCTGAAGAGTATGCTTTCTTACTCGATTTGGAACAGATAAAGAACTAA